A genomic segment from Glycine max cultivar Williams 82 chromosome 1, Glycine_max_v4.0, whole genome shotgun sequence encodes:
- the ALAAT2 gene encoding alanine aminotransferase 2 produces the protein MPPKPLDYGSINENVKKSQYAVRGELYLRASELQKEGKKIIFTNVGNPHALGQKPLSFPRQVVALCQAPFLLDDPNVGLLFPADAIARAKHYLSLTSGGLGAYSDSRGLPGVRKEVAEFILRRDGYPTDPELIYLTDGASKGVMQILNTIIRGQDDGILVPVPQYPLYSATIALLGGTLVPYYLEETANWGLDVNELRQSVEQARFKGITVKAMVIINPGNPTGQCLSEANLREVLQFCYQENLALLGDEVYQTNIYQDERPFISSRKVLMDLGPPISKEVQLISFHSVSKGYYGECGQRGGYFEMTNIPPETVDEIYKVASISLSPNVPAQIFMGVMLHPPQPGDISYDKFVRESTGILESLRRRARLMTDGFNSCRNVVCNFTEGAMYSFPQIRLPPRALEAAKQAAKVPDVFYCLKLLEATGISTVPGSGFGQREGVFHLRTTILPDEEDMPAIMDSFKKFNDEFMEQYEDNRGYSRL, from the exons ATGCCACCAAAGCCTTTAGACTATGGGTCAATAAATGAAAACGTGAAGAAGAGTCAATATGCTGTCAGAGGTGAATTATACCTTCGAGCTTCTGAGCTTCAGAAAGAGGGCAAAAAG ATTATATTTACTAATGTTGGCAACCCACATGCATTGGGACAGAAACCACTGAGCTTCCCTCGTCAG GTTGTTGCTTTGTGCCAAGCTCCATTCCTACTTGATGATCCTAATGTTGGACTGCTATTCCCTGCTGATGCAATTGCAAGAGCTAAACACTATCTTTCATTGACCTCGGGCGGTTTAG GCGCTTATAGTGACTCCCGCGGCCTTCCAGGAGTGAGGAAGGAAGTGGCTGAGTTCATACTCAGGCGTGATGGTTATCCAAC TGATCCAGAACTCATATATCTCACTGATGGTGCCAGCAAGGGGGTGATGCAGATATTAAATACTATCATCAGAGGTCAAGACGATGgg ATTTTGGTTCCAGTCCCACAATACCCACTCTACTCAGCAACAATTGCTCTGCTTGGTGGTACCCTTGTTCCATACTACCTTGAAGAGACAGCAAATTGGGGTCTTGATGTTAATGAACTTCGTCAATCAGTTGAGCAGGCTCGCTTTAAAGGAATAACT GTTAAAGCAATGGTGATCATAAATCCTGGAAACCCTACTGGTCAATGCCTTAGTGAAGCTAATCTAAGAGAGGTTTTGCAATTCTGTTATCAAGAAAATTTAGCCTTGCTTGGAGATGAGGTTTACCAGACAAATATATATCAGGATGAACGACCCTTCATTAGTTCTAGAAAG GTTTTGATGGACTTGGGGCCACCTATAAGCAAGGAAGTCCAGCTTATTTCTTTTCACTCCGTGTCAAAAGGTTATTATGGTGAATGTGGACAGCGAGGTGGATATTTTGAAATGACCAACATTCCTCCAGAG ACAGTTGATGAGATCTACAAGGTTGCATCAATATCACTTAGTCCAAATGTTCCAGCACAAATATTT ATGGGAGTTATGCTCCATCCACCTCAACCTGGAGATATTTCTTATGACAAATTTGTTAGGGAGAG CACCGGAATACTTGAATCACTGAGAAGAAGAGCAAGGCTAATGACTGATGGATTCAACAGTTGCAGAAATGTGGTTTGTAATTTTACTGAAG GTGCCATGTATTCATTCCCTCAAATACGTTTGCCGCCAAGAGCTTTAGAGGCTGCTAAACAGGCTGCAAAGGTTCCAGATGTTTTCTACTGCCTCAAACTTTTGGAAGCCACTGGCATATCCACTGTTCCTGGTTCAGGATTTGGACAGAGAGAAGG GGTCTTCCATTTGAGGACTACTATTTTACCAGACGAGGAAGACATGCCCGCTATTATGGATAGTTTCAAAAAGTTCAATGATGAATTCATGGAGCAATACGAAGACAATAGAGGTTATTCAAGGTTGTAA